A region from the Canis lupus familiaris isolate Mischka breed German Shepherd chromosome 3, alternate assembly UU_Cfam_GSD_1.0, whole genome shotgun sequence genome encodes:
- the RHOH gene encoding rho-related GTP-binding protein RhoH — MLSSIKCVLVGDSAVGKTSLLVRFTSETFPEAYKPTVYENTGVDVFMDGIQISLGLWDTAGNDAFRSIRPLSYQQADVVLMCYSVANHNSFLNLKNKWIAEIRSNLPCTPVLVVATQTDQREVGPHRASCINAIEGKKLAQEVRAKGYLECSALSNRGVQQVFECAVRTAVNQARRRNRRRFFSINECKIF, encoded by the coding sequence ATGCTGAGTTCCATCAAGTGTGTGTTGGTGGGAGATTCTGCTGTGGGGAAAACCTCTCTGCTGGTGCGCTTCACTTCAGAGACCTTTCCTGAGGCCTACAAGCCCACGGTGTATGAGAACACGGGTGTAGACGTCTTCATGGATGGCATCCAGATCAGCCTGGGCCTCTGGGACACAGCCGGTAATGATGCCTTCAGAAGCATCCGCCCCCTGTCCTACCAGCAGGCCGACGTGGTGCTGATGTGCTACTCTGTGGCCAACCATAATTCTTTCCTCAACCTGAAGAATAAGTGGATTGCTGAAATCAGGAGCAACTTGCCCTGCACCCCGGTGCTGGTGGTGGCTACCCAGACTGACCAGCGGGAGGTGGGGCCCCACAGGGCCTCCTGCATCAATGccatagaaggaaaaaaactggCCCAGGAAGTGAGAGCAAAGGGCTATCTGGAGTGCTCGGCCCTCAGCAACCGGGGGGTTCAGCAGGTGTTTGAGTGTGCCGTCCGAACGGCCGTCAACCAAGCCAGGAGACGCAACAGAAGGAGGTTTTTCTCCATCAACGAGTGCAAGATTTTCTAA